GTCTTTTCTTAAAGATTGTTATAAAAATCAATGCTTTCTCCTTCTGCTAATTGAACGATAGCTTTTTTGTATCCACTTTTAATACCAGTTACTAAACCTTTTTTAGTAAACTTTGTATTTCTTTGAATTGGATAATTTAAAGTCTTAACGCTAGCTATAGAAACCCCGTATGCTTTTTCAACTGCACCTTTAATTTCTAATTTATTAGCTTTTTTATCTACAACAAACGTATAACGATTAAATAACTCACTATCGTTTGTAGCTTTTTCCGTGATAATAGGTTTTATTAAAATACTCATTATGAATCCCTATTTACTTAAATTTGTATTAATTCCTTCTAAAGAACTTTCTGTAATTACTACTTTATTAGCATTTAAAACACCATAAGTATTAATTTCTGAAGCTTTAACAACTTTAGCCTTTTTTAAGTTACGTGATGATAAATACACATTTGCATTTTCATTACTTAACACAAACAAAGATTTTTTAGTTTCAATTTCTAATGCTTTTAAAACATCTACAAAGTTTTTAGTCTTTGGTGATTCAAAGTTAAAATCTTCAATTACTACTAAATTTTTATCATTTGCTTGAATACTTAAAGCAGACTTACGTGCTAAACGCTTTAAGTTCTTATTCAATTTAAAAGAATAATCTCTTGGTCTTGGACCGAACATACGACCACCACCTCTAAAAACTCCAGATTTGATAGAACCTGCTCTCGCAGTACCAGTACCTTTTTGTTTTTTAATTTTTCTTGTAGAACCTGCAATTTCTGCTCTTTCTTTAGATTTATGCGTTCCTTGACGTTGGTTTGCCAAGTATTGCTTAACATCTAAATAAATAGCATGATTGTTAGGCTCAATACCAAATACATCGCTAGAAAGTTCAACTTGTCTACCTGTATCTTTTCCTGTAATATCTAAAACTGCTACTTTCATTATTTCTGAATAGTTACAAAAGCATTTTTGTGTCCAGGAATCGCTCCTTTAACAACAAGTAAGTTCTTTTCAGCAACTACTTTTAATACTTTTAAGTTTTGAACTTTCACTTTATCTCCACCCATTCTACCTGCCATACGCATTCCTTTGAATACTCTTGCAGGATAAGATGCAGCACCAATAGAACCCGGAGCTCTTAAACGGTTGTGCTGACCGTGAGTAGCTTGACCTACACCGGCAAATCCATGACGTTTTACAACCCCTTGGAAACCTTTCCCTTTAGAAACACCAGAAACATCTACAAACTCACCTTCTTCAAAGTGAGATACTGTGATAGAATCTCCTAATTTATACTCTTCTTCAAACCCTTGAAATTCAACGACTTTTCTTTTAGCAGTGGTGCCAGCTTTTTTAAAGTGACCGTCTAACGCTTTGTTAGAACTCTTCGCCTTTTTGTCATCGAAACCAAGTTGCAACGCAGTGTACCCGTCAACCTCTTCGGTTCTGACTTGGGTAACTACGCAAGGACCTGCTTCGATTACTGTACAAGGAATATTCTTCCCGTTTTCATCAAATAAGCTGGTCATTCCAATCTTTCTTCCTATTAACCCAGACATTTAGTTAAAATTTTAGACGATAGATATTTATCCAGCGCGTCTATTATTAATAATTATTTTTTCGAAACAATTGTTTCATTCTCATCCTTTAAGTTTCAACAAAAAAAAACAGCGCAAAACAAATTCAACGCTGATTTTGTTTTTTCCGTTTTTCCTTCGCGAAACGCTCTGGACATGTTACTATTATTCAATTTTACTTAAAAAATAGCATTACCGACTCTTAATCGGGTTGCAAAAGTATAAAAAACTTTCGGTTTAACAAAATTAAACCGAAAGTTAATATTTACTTATACTTTGATCTCAACTTCTACACCGCTTGGCAACTCAAGTTTCATTAAAGCATCAATAGTTTTTGAAGAAGAACTATAGATGTCTAATAATCTTTTGTATGAAGCTAATTGAAATTGCTCTCTAGATTTTTTGTTTACGTGTGGAGAACGTAATACAGTAAAAATCTTTTTATGTGTTGGTAATGGTATTGGTCCGTTTACTACAGCACCAGTACTTTTTACCGTCTTAACGATTTTTTCAGCAGATTTATCTACTAAATTGTAATCGTAAGACTTTAATTTAATTCTAATTTTTTGACTCATCTTGTAATTATTAAGTAGATTATCCTTTAGATTTTGCGATTACTTCTTCAGATACATTAGAAGGAGTTTCAGCATAATGTGAAAATTCCATAGTAGATGTTGCTCTACCAGAAGACATAGTTCTTAAAGCAGTAACGTAACCAAACATTTCAGATAAAGGTACTAAAGCTTTTACAACTTTAGATCCAGCACGATCACTCATGTCGTTTACTTGCCCTCTTCTTCTATTTAAATCACCTACAATATCTCCCATGTTCTCCTCTGGAGTTAACACTTCTAATTTCATCAATGGCTCCATGATTTTAGCTTTAGCCGATTTTGCTGCTGCTTTATAACCCATTTTTGCTGCTAACTCAAAAGATAATGCATCAGAATCCACAGGGTGGAAAGATCCATCTTTTAAAGTAACTTTCATTGAATCCATTTCGTACCCCGCTAAAGGTCCGTTTCTCATCGCCTCTTTAAATCCTTTTTCTACAGAAGGTACAAATTCTCTAGGAACATTACCACCTTTAATTACAGATTCAAATTGTAATCCTTGAACACCTTCATCTGCAGGCTCTATTGTAAATACAATATCTGCAAATTTACCACGTCCACCAGATTGTTTCTTATAAACTTCTCTATGATCTGCTGCTGCAGTAATAGCTTCTTTATATTCTACTTGAGGTTGACCTTGATTAACTTCAACTTTGAACTCACGTTTTAAACGGTCTACAATTACATCTAAATGTAATTCTCCCATTCCAGAAATAATAGTTTGACCAGAAGCTTCATCAGAACGAACTGTAAAAGTTGGATCTTCTTCGGCTAATTTACTTAAACCAATTCCTAATTTATCAACATCTGCTTTTGTTTTAGGTTCTACAGCGATACCAATTACTGGATCTGGAAAATCCATAGATTCTAAAACAATAGGAAATTTTTCTGCTGATAAAGTATCTCCTGTTTTGATAGATTTAAATCCAACAGCAGCACCAATATCTCCAGCTTCGATATAATCAATTGCATTTTGCTTGTTAGCATGCATTTGATAAATACGTGAAATACGTTCTTTTTTTCCTGAACGGTTATTTAAAACATAAGAACCAGCATCTAAACGACCAGAGTATGCTCTAAAAAACGCTAAACGACCAACAAAAGGGTCAGTAGCAATTTTAAATGCTAAAGCTGCAAAAGGCTCATCTACACTTGGCTTACGTAATTCTTGTTCTTCTGTATCTGGGTTTACACCAACAATACCTTCCTTATCCATAGGAGAGGGCAAGTAACGACAAACAGCATCTAAAAGAAACTGTACACCTTTGTTTTTAAATGCAGATCCACAAATCATAGGAATGATAGCCATATCCATTACAGCAGCTCTTAATGCATTATGCACTTCGTCTTCTGTAATTGAATCTTCATCTTCCATAAATTTCTCTAAAAGATTCTCATCATAACTTGCTACTTCTTCAATTAAAAGTGCACGATATTTACGAGCTTCTTCTTTCATATCTTCAGGAATCTCAATAACATCAAAAGTTGCTCCTTGAGTTTCATCATGCCAAACAATAGCACGATTTTTAACTAAATCTATAATACCCTTGAATTCATCCTCGTCACCAATATTTAAAACGATTGGCACCGCATTTGATTTCAACATATCTTTTACTTGTTGACAAACTGCTAAAAAGTCTGATCCTTGACGGTCCATTTTGTTAACGAATCCAATTCTAGGCACTTTATAGTTGTCTGCAAGTCTCCAGTTAGTTTCAGACTGAGGCTCAACACCATCAACTGCTGAAAATAAGAAAACTAAACCATCTAACACACGTAAAGATCTATTTACTTCTACCGTAAAATCTACGTGACCAGGAGTATCAATAATATTAAAGTGATATCCTTTAGTATCTGGAGTTGGTTTTGCGTTTTCCAAAGGAAATTGCCACTCACAAGTAGTTGCTGCAGAAGTAATTGTAATACCTCTTTCTTGTTCTTGCTCCATCCAGTCCATAGTAGCTGCACCATCATGTACTTCTCCTATCTTATGAGAAACACCTGTATAATACAATACACGTTCTGTTGTTGTTGTTTTACCAGCATCAATATGTGCGGCAATACCAATATTTCTTGTATATCTTAAATCTCTAGCCATCTCTATTAAAATCTGAAGTGAGAGAAAGCTTTATTAGCCTCTGCCATTTTATGAGTATCTGTACGTTTTTTTACCGCTGCACCTTCTTCTTTAGCTGCTGCTAAAATTTCTGCTGCTAAACGTTGCGCCATGGTTTTTTCATTTCTCTTACGAGTATATAAAATCATCCATTTAATAGCCATAGACACTTTACGATCTGGTCTAATTTGCATTGGGATTTGGAATGTTGCTCCACCAACACGACGAGATCTTACTTCTACGTGAGGCATCACATTTGACAAACCATCTTTCCAAATTTCTAAAGCCGATTTCTCTTCGTCTTCTCCTTTTCTTTCTTCTACTAGCTCTAAAGCGTCATAAAACACTTTAAACGCTACAGACTTCTTACCGCTCCACATTAAGTTATTCACAAAACGTGTTACTAACTGATCGTTAAACTTTGGATCCGGTAATAAGACTCTTTTTTTTGCTGCTCTTTTTCTCATGTCTTTACATTAAAAAAGTTAATTAATTTGTTATTAGTCGTTAGAAATAAACCTCCTTGTTTTTAAATCCATATTCAAGAAAAAACTCAAACACAGAAAAAGCAACATCAAAAACTTATAACTTTTTACTGATAACTCTTACTTCTTTGGGCGTTTTGCACCATACTTAGACCTACGTTGGGTTCTACCCTCAACACCTGCTGTATCTAATGCACCACGTACCACGTGATATTTAACACCTGGTAAATCTTTTACCCTTCCACCTCTAACTAATACTATCGAGTGCTCTTGTAAGTTATGTCCTTCACCTGGAATGTATGCGTTTATCTCATTACCATTTGTCAATCTAACTCTGGCAACTTTACGCATTGCTGAATTAGGTTTCTTTGGTGTTGTAGTATAAACACGTGTACAAACTCCACGTCTTTGAGGACAAGACGACAAAGCAGCCGATTTACTCTTCTTAGTTATTTTGGTTCTTCCTTTACGAACTAATTGTTGAATAGTTGGCATACTAAATTATTACTGTTTTTCGTTTATAATTAAACCTTATCTCTTTTTTAAGAGTCCGCAAATGTACGATTAAATTCTAATACTGCAAATATCAGTAAGTTATTTTTTTATATTATTATTTTTTATACCCGCTTTTATGATTTTCCATTACATTTGAATCAACTATTTTCTCTATTTTGAATAAAAAAAACACTCCTTATATATTAACACTAATTGCCTTATTTTCTTTTCATGGAATATTTGCACAAGATTTTACTTTAAAAATTACCTCTATAAATACTCTTGAGAAAACTGTTTTAGAAAAGATTGATTATAAAAAAGAACACAAAACAACCAAAGCCTTAGATTTAGAAATCAATAGAATATCTGAATATTTAAAAACAAAAGGATACTTTATAAATACAATTGACAGTATAAATAGTATTGAAAAAAAACATACTGCTTATTTTAATTTGAATAAGAAAACAAACAACGTTATAATTAAATTAGACTCAAATTCTAAAATTTATTTTGAAAAAAAACTGATAAAAGATAAAACAATTAAAATACCTATTGAAAAATTATCGAAAACCTTATCAGAAATTTCTAAAAAATTAGACAATGAGGGAAAATCATTTTCTAAAATTCAACTCCAGAACATCAAAATTAAAGAAGATAATTTATTTGCTGAATTAAAAATTAATCAATCGAAAAAAAGAGTTATCAATAAAGTAAAAATAAAAGGGTATGAAAACTTCCCGAAATCGTATTTAAAAAATTATTTTAAAATTAAACCAAACACCCTTTTTAACCAACAACAAATTAAAGAAATATCAACTGCAAGTCAAGGGATCTCATTTGTAACGGAAATAAAACCTCCAGAAGTTTTATTCACAAAAGATTCTACCCTATTATATATGTATTTAAAAAAACGTCAAAATAATAGTTTTGACGGAATCGTTAGTTTTACGTCTAAAGAAAACGGAGATGTATTATTTAATGGAAATTTGGACATCAAACTAAACAATATTCTTAATAGTGGTGAAAATTTTGAGTTATTTTGGAATAGCATAGGTGAAGAAAGACAAGAATTAGAATTATCTACCGAGATACCTTATATTTTTAATTCCAAATTTAGTCCGGAGGTATCTTTTTTAATTTACAAACAAGATTCTAGTTTTATAAATTCAAAATTTGACTCTAGACTTTCTTACAATATCAACTCAAAAACAAAAATTGCTTTAACATATAATTCTGAAACCTCAGAAAACCTAATCGAAAACTTAAACAACAATATTGAAACCTTTGATAATTATTTTTTAGGAATGGAATTGAAACACAGGATTCCTAAAAACGATGTTTTTTTTACTAATAAATTTTTTCTAGAAATTAATCCTAGTTTTGGACGAAGAAAGGTGAGCGGAAATTCTAGCAATCAATTTAAATTTGAATCTACAATTTCATATCTGTGGGATTTAAATTTACGGAATAGCATTTACATCAGAAATAAAATTGGATACTTAAATTCAGATACCTATTTTGATAATGAGCTTTTAAGAATTGGAGGAGCAAATAGTATTAGAGGATTTAATGAACAAAGCATATACACCAAAAATTATAATTACTTTAATATAGAATATAGATACATTACTTCAGAAAAATCTTATTTATATACGATAACCGATATTGGACGAATTGACTTAAATTCACAAAAAGAGACTCTTTTGGGTTTAGGTTTAGGATATTTATTTAACACAAATAATTCTCAAATTAACTTAAGTCTTTCTGCAGGAAAAACAGATGCACAAAGAATTGATTTTAAAAGCATTAAACTCACTATAAACTGGAAAAACTACTTTTAGATATCCATAAACAATTAAGACTAGTTAACACTTAATTAACCTTTTTTAACAAATAAAATTGCTTATTTAATATTAAAGCATGATATTTGAACCAATTAATTCAAATTTATTCAATAATGAAAACAAAGTTTAAAGGATTTTTAACGCTACTATTAGCGTTTCTGATGCAAATATCTTTTGCACAAGAAAAAAAAGTTTCTGGGACTGTGTCAGATACATCTGGCACACTACCTGGAGTAAGTGTAGCTATTAAAGGCACAAAAAATGGAACTCAAACTGATTTTGATGGAAAGTTTTCTATTAATGCAAAACAAGGAGATGTCTTAAGTTTTAGCTACGTAGGTTACAAAACTATTGAAAAAACAGTCGGGAAATCGAGCACTATTAATGTTGCTATGATTGAAGACAACAATGTTTTAGATGAAATTGTTGTTACAGCATTAGGTATTAAAAGAAGTAAAAAATCTTTAGGATACGCTTCTCAAGAAGTTTCCGGAGATGAGGTTAGTGCTATTAAGGATGTTAACTTTGCTAACTCTTTATCTGGTAAAATTGCTGGTATTGATGTTTCTAGTAGTGGAACAATGGGTGGGTCTACAAACGTTGTTATACGTGGATACTCTTCATTATATGGTTCAAACCAAGCATTATTTGTAGTAGACGGAGTGCCAATTAGTAATAAAAACACTAACGGATCTGCACAAAGATCTGGTCAAGCAGGTTATGATTACGGTAATGCTGCAGCAGATATAAACCCAGACAACATTGAGTCTATTAATGTACTTAAAGGTGGAGCTGCAACAGCTCTATACGGTTCTCAAGCAGCTAACGGTGTTATTGTTATTACCACTAAAAAAGGTAAAAATACCGATGGAGCAATTGGAGTTACTGTAAACTCATCTGTAACCTTCAATAAATTTAACGCCGATACTTTCGCTTCATATCAAGACGAATATGGTGCTGGATATTGGGTTGGTGTTTATCATAATGAATTTTACACAAAAAATGGTGAAAACTTTACATTAGCAGATTGGGATGGTTCTTACGGTACTGCATTCAACAAGAACACATTGGTACGCCAATGGGATTCATTTTATCCTGGTTTAGAAAATTATGGTAAAGCAACACCATGGGTAGCTGGAGCTAATGACCCTTCTTCTGTATTTGAAACAGGATCAACAGTATTTAATAGCGTTTCTTTAGACGGTGGTAATGAACAAGGAAGCTTTAAAGTAGGTTATTCTAAAGCAAGTATAAAAGGTATCATGCCAAATAGTGAAATTGTAAGAGATAATGTAGATTTTTCTGCTTCTTATAAATTGACAGAAAAATTAACTGCTGCAGCTACTGTATCATATAACAAAACAACTGGTAGAGGACGTTATGGAACAGGTTATGATTCTCAAAACTTTATGCAAACAGCTAGACAATGGTGGCAAACAAACGTAGATTTAAAAGATCAAAAAGCTGCTTATCTAGCAACAGGAGAAAATGTAACTTGGAACACAAGTTATATCGATGAAGACTTACATGCAATCTACCATGATAATGTATATTGGATGAGAGATAACAATTACGAAACAGATGTAAGAAATCGTGTTTTAGGTAATGTTAATTTAAACTACCAAATTAATGATTGGTTAAGTATTTTCGGTAGAGCTTCTATAGATACTTATTCTGGTAATCAAGAAGAACGCATAAACAATGGTAGTACTTCTTTACCATCTAAATATAGTATTTTTAATGAGTCATACACTCAAAACACTTACGACTTACAACTTCATGTAGACAAGGATCTTTCTGATGACTTAAACTTAAAAGCAATTTTAGGTACAAATATTCAAAGAAATCACTATTCATACATAGACGCTAGTACCAATGGTGGTATTAATATTGATGGTCTTTGGGCATTATCAAATTCAGCTAACGCACTTAATGCACCAACACAGTATGAATATACTTCTGCTGTAGATGGTTACTTTGCAAGTGTATCTTTAGGTTATCAAAAATTCTTATTCCTTGAAGGTAATTACAGAGTAGATGTAGCTTCAACACTACCAACAAACGATAATCAATATGATTATTACGGTATATCGGGAAGTTTCTTATTTTCTGAACTTATAGAATCTGATTTTATGAATTTAGGAAAATTAAGATTAGGACATGCAAAAACAGGTAATGCTGCATCACCATTAACATTGTTTAATACTTACACATTAAACACGCCTGTACAAGGACAAGCATCTGCTTCTTTACCTTCTACGAACAATAATTCTAACTTAAAAAATGAGGAATCTACTGAACAAGAAATAGGTTTAGAAATGATGTTTGCTAAAAGACGTTTAGGTTTTGACTTATCTTTATACAAAAAAACATCAACTGATTTACTTACAAACATATCTGTAACATCTGCTATAGGATATTCTGGTCAATGGTTAAATGCTGGTGAATTAGAAAATAAAGGTATTGAGTTGTCTTTATATGGTTCTCCTATTAAAACGGATAATTTTGAATGGAATGTTAATGTAAACTGGGGTAAAAACACTAGTAAAGTATTGTCTCTTCCTGCAGGTTTAAAAAATCTTCAGCTAGCTAGTTTACAAGGAGGTGTTTCAATTAACGCAACCGTAGGAGAAACTTATGGTATGATTAGAGGTACCGATTTTGTATATGATGACAATGGAAGTAGAATTATAGATGCTACTAACGGTAGATATGTAGTAAGCGAAGGATCTGATGAAAACCTTGGGTCTTTCCAAGCTGATTGGAAAGGTGGTATTACAAATAGTTTTACTTATAAAAACTTAAGTTTAAGCTTTTTAATTGATATCAAAAAAGGAGGTAATGTATTCTCTTTAGACACTTGGTACGGTATGGCAACTGGATTATATCCTGAGACTGCTGGACTTAACGAACTAGGAAACCCAAAAAGAGATGCTCTTACAAGTGGTAACGATAGCGGAGGTATTATTTTACCAGGAGTTGTGCAAACAGGAACTGATGCTGACGGAAAAGCTACTTCTGACGGAACCGTTAATACAGTAAGAACTGACATGAGTAACTTTACCAATGCTTTAGGTTACATTAACGCACCTAATGCTCTACATGTATATGATGCCGGATATGTAAAATTAAGAGAATTATCATTATCATACACACTACCTAAAGACATGTTACAAGGTTCATTTTTTCAATCAGTAACTCTTTCAGCAATTGGAAGAAACTTATGGATAATTGACAAAAGCACGCCATATTCAGATCCAGAAGCTGGTTTAAGTTCAGGGAACGTACAAGGATATCAATCAGGTGTATACCCAACGACAAAAGATTATGGATTTAGTGTTAAACTACAATTTTAAAAAAAGAACAAAATGAAAAAAATATTTTTAATAGCCCTATTAATAGGAATCACATTTTCTTCGTGTAAAGACTTTGAAGGTTGGAA
The nucleotide sequence above comes from Polaribacter butkevichii. Encoded proteins:
- the rpsG gene encoding 30S ribosomal protein S7, which gives rise to MRKRAAKKRVLLPDPKFNDQLVTRFVNNLMWSGKKSVAFKVFYDALELVEERKGEDEEKSALEIWKDGLSNVMPHVEVRSRRVGGATFQIPMQIRPDRKVSMAIKWMILYTRKRNEKTMAQRLAAEILAAAKEEGAAVKKRTDTHKMAEANKAFSHFRF
- the rplD gene encoding 50S ribosomal protein L4, whose amino-acid sequence is MKVAVLDITGKDTGRQVELSSDVFGIEPNNHAIYLDVKQYLANQRQGTHKSKERAEIAGSTRKIKKQKGTGTARAGSIKSGVFRGGGRMFGPRPRDYSFKLNKNLKRLARKSALSIQANDKNLVVIEDFNFESPKTKNFVDVLKALEIETKKSLFVLSNENANVYLSSRNLKKAKVVKASEINTYGVLNANKVVITESSLEGINTNLSK
- the rpsJ gene encoding 30S ribosomal protein S10, producing MSQKIRIKLKSYDYNLVDKSAEKIVKTVKSTGAVVNGPIPLPTHKKIFTVLRSPHVNKKSREQFQLASYKRLLDIYSSSSKTIDALMKLELPSGVEVEIKV
- the fusA gene encoding elongation factor G is translated as MARDLRYTRNIGIAAHIDAGKTTTTERVLYYTGVSHKIGEVHDGAATMDWMEQEQERGITITSAATTCEWQFPLENAKPTPDTKGYHFNIIDTPGHVDFTVEVNRSLRVLDGLVFLFSAVDGVEPQSETNWRLADNYKVPRIGFVNKMDRQGSDFLAVCQQVKDMLKSNAVPIVLNIGDEDEFKGIIDLVKNRAIVWHDETQGATFDVIEIPEDMKEEARKYRALLIEEVASYDENLLEKFMEDEDSITEDEVHNALRAAVMDMAIIPMICGSAFKNKGVQFLLDAVCRYLPSPMDKEGIVGVNPDTEEQELRKPSVDEPFAALAFKIATDPFVGRLAFFRAYSGRLDAGSYVLNNRSGKKERISRIYQMHANKQNAIDYIEAGDIGAAVGFKSIKTGDTLSAEKFPIVLESMDFPDPVIGIAVEPKTKADVDKLGIGLSKLAEEDPTFTVRSDEASGQTIISGMGELHLDVIVDRLKREFKVEVNQGQPQVEYKEAITAAADHREVYKKQSGGRGKFADIVFTIEPADEGVQGLQFESVIKGGNVPREFVPSVEKGFKEAMRNGPLAGYEMDSMKVTLKDGSFHPVDSDALSFELAAKMGYKAAAKSAKAKIMEPLMKLEVLTPEENMGDIVGDLNRRRGQVNDMSDRAGSKVVKALVPLSEMFGYVTALRTMSSGRATSTMEFSHYAETPSNVSEEVIAKSKG
- the rplW gene encoding 50S ribosomal protein L23 is translated as MSILIKPIITEKATNDSELFNRYTFVVDKKANKLEIKGAVEKAYGVSIASVKTLNYPIQRNTKFTKKGLVTGIKSGYKKAIVQLAEGESIDFYNNL
- a CDS encoding SusC/RagA family TonB-linked outer membrane protein, yielding MKTKFKGFLTLLLAFLMQISFAQEKKVSGTVSDTSGTLPGVSVAIKGTKNGTQTDFDGKFSINAKQGDVLSFSYVGYKTIEKTVGKSSTINVAMIEDNNVLDEIVVTALGIKRSKKSLGYASQEVSGDEVSAIKDVNFANSLSGKIAGIDVSSSGTMGGSTNVVIRGYSSLYGSNQALFVVDGVPISNKNTNGSAQRSGQAGYDYGNAAADINPDNIESINVLKGGAATALYGSQAANGVIVITTKKGKNTDGAIGVTVNSSVTFNKFNADTFASYQDEYGAGYWVGVYHNEFYTKNGENFTLADWDGSYGTAFNKNTLVRQWDSFYPGLENYGKATPWVAGANDPSSVFETGSTVFNSVSLDGGNEQGSFKVGYSKASIKGIMPNSEIVRDNVDFSASYKLTEKLTAAATVSYNKTTGRGRYGTGYDSQNFMQTARQWWQTNVDLKDQKAAYLATGENVTWNTSYIDEDLHAIYHDNVYWMRDNNYETDVRNRVLGNVNLNYQINDWLSIFGRASIDTYSGNQEERINNGSTSLPSKYSIFNESYTQNTYDLQLHVDKDLSDDLNLKAILGTNIQRNHYSYIDASTNGGINIDGLWALSNSANALNAPTQYEYTSAVDGYFASVSLGYQKFLFLEGNYRVDVASTLPTNDNQYDYYGISGSFLFSELIESDFMNLGKLRLGHAKTGNAASPLTLFNTYTLNTPVQGQASASLPSTNNNSNLKNEESTEQEIGLEMMFAKRRLGFDLSLYKKTSTDLLTNISVTSAIGYSGQWLNAGELENKGIELSLYGSPIKTDNFEWNVNVNWGKNTSKVLSLPAGLKNLQLASLQGGVSINATVGETYGMIRGTDFVYDDNGSRIIDATNGRYVVSEGSDENLGSFQADWKGGITNSFTYKNLSLSFLIDIKKGGNVFSLDTWYGMATGLYPETAGLNELGNPKRDALTSGNDSGGIILPGVVQTGTDADGKATSDGTVNTVRTDMSNFTNALGYINAPNALHVYDAGYVKLRELSLSYTLPKDMLQGSFFQSVTLSAIGRNLWIIDKSTPYSDPEAGLSSGNVQGYQSGVYPTTKDYGFSVKLQF
- a CDS encoding ShlB/FhaC/HecB family hemolysin secretion/activation protein — translated: MNKKNTPYILTLIALFSFHGIFAQDFTLKITSINTLEKTVLEKIDYKKEHKTTKALDLEINRISEYLKTKGYFINTIDSINSIEKKHTAYFNLNKKTNNVIIKLDSNSKIYFEKKLIKDKTIKIPIEKLSKTLSEISKKLDNEGKSFSKIQLQNIKIKEDNLFAELKINQSKKRVINKVKIKGYENFPKSYLKNYFKIKPNTLFNQQQIKEISTASQGISFVTEIKPPEVLFTKDSTLLYMYLKKRQNNSFDGIVSFTSKENGDVLFNGNLDIKLNNILNSGENFELFWNSIGEERQELELSTEIPYIFNSKFSPEVSFLIYKQDSSFINSKFDSRLSYNINSKTKIALTYNSETSENLIENLNNNIETFDNYFLGMELKHRIPKNDVFFTNKFFLEINPSFGRRKVSGNSSNQFKFESTISYLWDLNLRNSIYIRNKIGYLNSDTYFDNELLRIGGANSIRGFNEQSIYTKNYNYFNIEYRYITSEKSYLYTITDIGRIDLNSQKETLLGLGLGYLFNTNNSQINLSLSAGKTDAQRIDFKSIKLTINWKNYF
- the rpsL gene encoding 30S ribosomal protein S12 gives rise to the protein MPTIQQLVRKGRTKITKKSKSAALSSCPQRRGVCTRVYTTTPKKPNSAMRKVARVRLTNGNEINAYIPGEGHNLQEHSIVLVRGGRVKDLPGVKYHVVRGALDTAGVEGRTQRRSKYGAKRPKK
- the rplC gene encoding 50S ribosomal protein L3 is translated as MSGLIGRKIGMTSLFDENGKNIPCTVIEAGPCVVTQVRTEEVDGYTALQLGFDDKKAKSSNKALDGHFKKAGTTAKRKVVEFQGFEEEYKLGDSITVSHFEEGEFVDVSGVSKGKGFQGVVKRHGFAGVGQATHGQHNRLRAPGSIGAASYPARVFKGMRMAGRMGGDKVKVQNLKVLKVVAEKNLLVVKGAIPGHKNAFVTIQK